From a region of the Phragmites australis chromosome 21, lpPhrAust1.1, whole genome shotgun sequence genome:
- the LOC133903795 gene encoding cold-regulated protein 27-like isoform X3, translating into MGDVSLNQPLIIDQLLPSTIAEQCDQVQGSMSAAWTNERHRSYISSMEASFVEQLYGHENHGLDANKRHLGNNGFKVIQEGACKNVRFERTDARMRDGGIRCLPDNPWVRHFRPRSAGLNRRGYGEAMVDDYGSGTDTMGEKVRTHGREVKTSAEENLIEVSDQNFSEEEVGANDEPCKKRRPTSSATK; encoded by the exons ATGGGGGATGTGTCGTTGAACCAGCCGTTGATAATCGACCAGCTGCTGCCCAGCACTATTGCCGAG CAGTGCGATCAAGTTCAAGGTTCAATGTCAGCTGCATGGACAAATGAGCGTCACAGATCATACATAAGCTCCATGGAGGCTTCCTTTGTGGAGCAACTCTATGGACATGAGAACCACGGGCTTGATGCAAATAAGAGGCATCTGGGTAACAATGGGTTCAAGGTAATCCAAGAgggtgcttgcaagaatgttAGGTTTGAGAGGACTGATGCACGCATGCGTGATGGGGGTATAAGATGCCTACCTGATAATCCTTGGGTAAGGCATTTTAGGCCGCGCAGTGCCGGTTTGAATCGCCGTGGGTATGGGGAGGCTATGGTTGATGACTATGGGTCAGGTACTGATACGATGGGAGAGAAGGTCCGAACTCATGGAAGAGAAGTGAAGACTTCTGCTGAAGAAAACCTTATCG AAGTCTCTGATCAAAACTTCTCTGAAGAGGAGGTTGGAGCCAACGATGAACCTTGCAAGAAAAGGAGGCCTACTTCCAGTGCTACGAAATGA
- the LOC133903795 gene encoding cold-regulated protein 27-like isoform X1, whose translation MGDVSLNQPLIIDQLLPSTIAEQCDQVQGSMSAAWTNERHRSYISSMEASFVEQLYGHENHGLDANKRHLGNNGFKVIQEGACKNVRFERTDARMRDGGIRCLPDNPWVRHFRPRSAGLNRRGYGEAMVDDYGSGTDTMGEKVRTHGREVKTSAEENLIGKSKEVSDQNFSEEEVGANDEPCKKRRPTSSATK comes from the exons ATGGGGGATGTGTCGTTGAACCAGCCGTTGATAATCGACCAGCTGCTGCCCAGCACTATTGCCGAG CAGTGCGATCAAGTTCAAGGTTCAATGTCAGCTGCATGGACAAATGAGCGTCACAGATCATACATAAGCTCCATGGAGGCTTCCTTTGTGGAGCAACTCTATGGACATGAGAACCACGGGCTTGATGCAAATAAGAGGCATCTGGGTAACAATGGGTTCAAGGTAATCCAAGAgggtgcttgcaagaatgttAGGTTTGAGAGGACTGATGCACGCATGCGTGATGGGGGTATAAGATGCCTACCTGATAATCCTTGGGTAAGGCATTTTAGGCCGCGCAGTGCCGGTTTGAATCGCCGTGGGTATGGGGAGGCTATGGTTGATGACTATGGGTCAGGTACTGATACGATGGGAGAGAAGGTCCGAACTCATGGAAGAGAAGTGAAGACTTCTGCTGAAGAAAACCTTATCGGTAAAAGCAAAG AAGTCTCTGATCAAAACTTCTCTGAAGAGGAGGTTGGAGCCAACGATGAACCTTGCAAGAAAAGGAGGCCTACTTCCAGTGCTACGAAATGA
- the LOC133903795 gene encoding cold-regulated protein 27-like isoform X2 translates to MGDVSLNQPLIIDQLLPSTIAECDQVQGSMSAAWTNERHRSYISSMEASFVEQLYGHENHGLDANKRHLGNNGFKVIQEGACKNVRFERTDARMRDGGIRCLPDNPWVRHFRPRSAGLNRRGYGEAMVDDYGSGTDTMGEKVRTHGREVKTSAEENLIGKSKEVSDQNFSEEEVGANDEPCKKRRPTSSATK, encoded by the exons ATGGGGGATGTGTCGTTGAACCAGCCGTTGATAATCGACCAGCTGCTGCCCAGCACTATTGCCGAG TGCGATCAAGTTCAAGGTTCAATGTCAGCTGCATGGACAAATGAGCGTCACAGATCATACATAAGCTCCATGGAGGCTTCCTTTGTGGAGCAACTCTATGGACATGAGAACCACGGGCTTGATGCAAATAAGAGGCATCTGGGTAACAATGGGTTCAAGGTAATCCAAGAgggtgcttgcaagaatgttAGGTTTGAGAGGACTGATGCACGCATGCGTGATGGGGGTATAAGATGCCTACCTGATAATCCTTGGGTAAGGCATTTTAGGCCGCGCAGTGCCGGTTTGAATCGCCGTGGGTATGGGGAGGCTATGGTTGATGACTATGGGTCAGGTACTGATACGATGGGAGAGAAGGTCCGAACTCATGGAAGAGAAGTGAAGACTTCTGCTGAAGAAAACCTTATCGGTAAAAGCAAAG AAGTCTCTGATCAAAACTTCTCTGAAGAGGAGGTTGGAGCCAACGATGAACCTTGCAAGAAAAGGAGGCCTACTTCCAGTGCTACGAAATGA